Part of the Marinitoga sp. 38H-ov genome is shown below.
TCCAAAAAATAGTATTATATATATACTAGAAAATTACAATAATCCTGTTTTTTTAGATCCCGTTTCAACTTCAAAAACAAAAAAAATTAAAGATATTATTGGTAAATTTCATACAATTAAACCTAATTTGTTAGAAGCAGAAATTTTAACAGATATGAAAATATCTAATGAAAGCGATGCCAAAATAGCCTGTAAAAAATTAATATCCAAAGGTGTTAAGCAAGTTTTTTTAACAATGGGAGAAAAGGGAGTTATATGTGCAAATGAAAATGAAATTATTAAATTAGAATCTCCAAAAATAGAAATAAAAAATGCTACGGGAGCCGGAGATGCTTTTGCTGCAGCCTTAGTATATTCTTATATAAACAACTTTGATTTATTTAAGTCTGCATCATTTGCAATAGCTGCTTCAATAATAACCTTAAAATCAGAAGAGACAAACTCTAAAGAGCTTAATATTGACAATATATATAAAACAATAAAGGAGATGAAATTATGTTAAATGAATATTTAGTATTATCTAATGAGGTAAAAGAAGCTTTAAATAATAATAAACCTGTTGTAGCTTTAGAATCAACAATAATTTCCCATGGAATGCCATATCCTCAAAATGTCGAAACGGCATTAAATGTTGAGCAAATAATTAGAGAAAATGGTGCAGTTCCAGCAACAATAGCTATTATTAATGGAAAACTAAAAGCTGGACTTTCTAAAAAAGAAATAGAGTATTTAGGAAAAAAAGGAACTGATGTTATAAAAGTTAGTAGAAGAGATATTCCATATGTTGTATCCAAAAAATTAGATGGTGCTACTACTGTTGCAGGAACAATGATAATTGCATCTTTAGCAGGAATAAAAGTTTTTGCTACTGGTGGAATAGGTGGAGTTCATAGAAATGCACAAGAAACTTTTGATATTTCTGCAGATTTACAAGAATTAGCACATACTAATGTTGCAGTAGTATGTGCAGGTGCTAAATCGATTTTAGATCTTGGATTAACTTTAGAATATTTAGAAACATTTGGAGTTCCAGTAATTGGTTATCAAACAGAAGAATTACCAGCGTTTTATACTAGAAAAAGTGGATTTAAAGTTAACTTTAAATTAGATACCCCACAAGAAATCGCAGAATTCTTAAAAACAAAATGGAATTTAAACTTAAAAGGTGGTGCTGTAATCGCAAACCCTATCCCTGAAGAATATCAAATGGATTATGAAGAAATAAATCTTGCAATTGAAAATGCTTTAAAAGAAGCTGATAAATTGGGAATAAATGGAAAAGAAACTACTCCTTTCTTATTAGCTAAAATTAAAGAAATTACAAAAGGGAAAAGTTTAGAATCAAATATTCAATTAGTATATAACAATGCAAAACTTGCTGCACAAATTTCTAGATATTTATAGTGTAGGTAAAAACATGGAATTTAAAATTTTAACAGAAAATGATATTCACGAAAATTTATTAGACGATTTTAATAGATATCAAGAAACCACTTTAGTATATAGAGATGAAAAAATTATTGAAGATCATTTTATTGATAATTGGACATTAGAAGACAAAAGAAATAGAGCAATATCTTTAAAAGAAACTGTTAAAAATGGCGGGATTGTTGTAGGTGTTTTTGAAAATAATAAATTGATAGGGTTTGGAAAAATACCAAATAAATGTTTTGCAAAAGATTATTTAGAATTAGATTCTTTTCATATAACTAAAGAGTATCGAAATAAAGGAATAGGAAAAAAATTATTTTATTTATTAGCTAAACTAGCAAAAGAAAAGGGAGCAAAAAAATTATATATTGGAGCTCATCCATCTGTAGAAACTCAATCATTTTATAGAAAAATAGGTTGTTTCCCTTCAAAAGAAATAATTAGGGAGATTTATGAAAGAGAACCTTTAGATATTCAACTAGAATTTGATTTATCAAATTTGAATAAATTTTTTAACTGTGGTATAATAGAATTGTAAAATATAAATCAGGGAGGGATATATATGGCTAAATACATAGCTGATAGGGTTGATCTAGACTTAATATTAATTAAACCCGTTGAAGAATTAAGGGTTGAAAAAATTACATTAGAAGAATTAAAACATGGAATAAAAGAAGGATTTGAAAGCCATGTGAGATGTGAGAAAAAAGCAAATGAAATAAGTGAAAAAATTGGTGTAGAAGTGAAAGTAAATGAGAATCCATATAAATTAGATAAAGAAGATACATTATATGTTGTAGGAAATGAAGGTTTCTATAGGTTAAAATATATTTACTAATAAGAACTCCGTATTTTATTTATATGAAAAACAAAAAATAAAAAAATACACCCCTGAAAGAGATAAATATAAAGTAGGGGGTGTTTTTTTTATGGCAAAGGAAATCACATTTTGTTTAATCAATTACTTCCGACTTTAGTAAGCGTACATTACCTCATTAAATCTTTCTTTTTTTAAATCGAATTTTCATTTTTATATAAAAATTACTTATTTTTTGTAGAAGATTATCATTTTATTTATTATTATATATCAATACAGAAATAATATCTCACATGTTTAATTATAAAAACAAAAAATTAAAATAAAAATATTTTGTAAATATAAAAATATATAGTATAATTAGTATAACTAACAAAAAAGGAGGATTATTATGATTGTAACGGATGAAAGAATAGAAAAAAAACCAAGAAAATATTTTAAAAACGCTATTAATTTGAATAGTTGGGAAGAAGTTAAAGATGAATTAGAAAAACTCTTAAATGAAGAAATAAACTCTGTCGAAGATTTATTGATTTTTTTAGAAAAATGGACCGAATTAGAAAATATATTATCTGAAGAAATGGCATGGAGATATATCAGAATGACATGTGATA
Proteins encoded:
- a CDS encoding pseudouridine-5'-phosphate glycosidase, translating into MLNEYLVLSNEVKEALNNNKPVVALESTIISHGMPYPQNVETALNVEQIIRENGAVPATIAIINGKLKAGLSKKEIEYLGKKGTDVIKVSRRDIPYVVSKKLDGATTVAGTMIIASLAGIKVFATGGIGGVHRNAQETFDISADLQELAHTNVAVVCAGAKSILDLGLTLEYLETFGVPVIGYQTEELPAFYTRKSGFKVNFKLDTPQEIAEFLKTKWNLNLKGGAVIANPIPEEYQMDYEEINLAIENALKEADKLGINGKETTPFLLAKIKEITKGKSLESNIQLVYNNAKLAAQISRYL
- a CDS encoding GNAT family N-acetyltransferase, with protein sequence MEFKILTENDIHENLLDDFNRYQETTLVYRDEKIIEDHFIDNWTLEDKRNRAISLKETVKNGGIVVGVFENNKLIGFGKIPNKCFAKDYLELDSFHITKEYRNKGIGKKLFYLLAKLAKEKGAKKLYIGAHPSVETQSFYRKIGCFPSKEIIREIYEREPLDIQLEFDLSNLNKFFNCGIIEL